In one window of Acidobacteriota bacterium DNA:
- a CDS encoding choice-of-anchor D domain-containing protein, whose product MGEHRDAPSFSTHSCRFFRSLIHLPLIGLFGLVMCLAPDASFTQQRTQPPRTESANIIRLRQQWFYQQRAYPNKKIPAGARLKAYQQFLKMQTDQRRQFNQQSTTSATSPATDPTFATALSTTAWTLIGPRPTSTPFKFNPVSGRVTALAVDPTNSNTIYLGGAEGGVWKSTDGGTTWVPLTDNQPSLAVGSIAIDPQNPQIIYVGTGEQDFALYNYSGAGILKSTNGGASWTLLSGPFVGPFGSDSPFCGGAYIGSIAVDPGNSQVVLADAEFQCSNGTGLYRSTNGGTTWTEVLGTPAAPDLITGLVYDPANGNNVYAAVGASTSASNDGIWKSTNAGLNWTLANGSGTTAFPGPAAARISLAIAASSPATLYAGAASSSSGSTSVLGVYKTTNGGGSWTQLTSAPNYCSPDPATAQCYFDNVVAVAPNNSNIVLLGGSESATTEYVGTLFLSLDGGSTWKDITADSAGNAIHPDMHSLAFSSDGSKMLVGNDGGLWSTPLSSTGVGTWTNLNQSLALTQFYPGLSMHPTDPNTAFAGSQDNGIQEYNGSLAWGYVGCGDGGQTAFNYSDLNTLYLTCQYMPPNTLPNGSTADFLYKLTANPPTAVAADSGIDGADNGAFIPPLTMDPSDPNTLYFGTYRLYQTTNAAAAWKSISTNLTSGAQNSMATVSAIAVAPGDSNTVYIGTGDGRLWMTSGAESGFCCSYITNSTPNRSVTAIAINPTNAQTAYATFSGYSGFNDTQGHVFKTTNAGANWTDISGNLPNIPVNDIVVDPDIPNTLYAGTDVGLLATTNGGSTWSPLGTGLPAVVIMSLKLHHATRILRAASYGRSAWDIQLPTPVGPTAVLSTPTLDFVPQQAGTTSAAQTVTLTNNSSTALSISGVTASSNFAETNTCGTGLAAGANCAISVTFTPTTFGSLTGTVTIADNAAGGSSQIVNLKGKGFSGAVTLSPTNLAFGNQTVGTISSAQIVTLTNSSPAPLTITQITKPGDFNYTTDCPLQPSTLAGGASCHISVTFSPTVMGTIAEQITVADSANDSPQIIPVTGTGLAPLLIFSPISLDFGYQKVGTSTNLTTTLSNTGTADLTITSISSELGAPFTETNNCPLSPSTILSGGSCTATFTFAPTMWGQYGVSPGLLVTDNAFNSSEGFGFVGGKAYSGAVTLSSSNVSFGNVRVGQTATQTVSLMNSGDLPLYIPASGNFTFFGDGNGNLTQTNNCPLSPSSLGPGGTCTFTFSFTPAYSGGLAMNMNVDDSAAGFNQTISLTGSGTSPDFTVSVSGTFSTTVSPGGTATYTVAVQPVDGFNQTITLACSGAPTRAACSVSPASVTLDGTNSQNVKVTVTTTAPSLAPPWPRGGPPSPGNFAFHNWWLALLWLLMMGPLAIAFKQRSRWAPLLASAVLLAAISMSCGGGGGGGGGGVTNPGTPAGTYTLTVTGVSGTLQHSTTLAFTVQ is encoded by the coding sequence ATGGGCGAGCACAGGGATGCTCCATCCTTTTCTACGCATTCGTGCCGCTTTTTTCGATCTTTGATTCACCTGCCTCTGATTGGGCTTTTCGGGTTGGTCATGTGTCTCGCGCCGGACGCCTCGTTCACTCAGCAACGCACCCAGCCGCCGCGAACTGAATCAGCAAACATCATTCGGCTGCGCCAGCAGTGGTTTTACCAGCAGCGTGCCTATCCCAACAAGAAAATTCCGGCGGGCGCAAGGCTCAAGGCCTATCAGCAGTTCCTCAAGATGCAAACTGACCAGCGCCGCCAGTTCAACCAGCAATCAACAACCTCGGCCACTTCCCCAGCCACAGATCCAACATTCGCAACAGCACTTTCAACAACCGCGTGGACACTGATTGGCCCGCGGCCGACTTCCACGCCATTTAAATTCAACCCGGTTTCCGGCCGAGTCACGGCGCTGGCCGTTGACCCGACGAACTCCAACACTATTTATCTGGGCGGCGCGGAGGGCGGCGTATGGAAGTCCACCGATGGAGGCACAACCTGGGTTCCGCTCACTGACAATCAGCCATCTCTTGCCGTCGGCTCCATCGCCATCGACCCCCAGAACCCCCAGATCATCTATGTAGGCACCGGCGAACAGGACTTTGCACTTTACAACTACTCCGGGGCGGGCATCCTGAAATCAACCAATGGAGGCGCCAGTTGGACGCTTCTGTCCGGCCCGTTTGTCGGGCCGTTCGGTTCGGATTCGCCTTTCTGCGGTGGCGCCTATATCGGTTCCATCGCCGTTGATCCCGGCAACAGCCAGGTCGTGCTTGCGGACGCCGAGTTCCAGTGCAGCAACGGCACGGGTTTGTATCGCTCCACAAACGGCGGAACAACCTGGACCGAGGTGCTGGGGACACCGGCTGCACCAGATCTGATCACGGGCCTGGTGTACGATCCGGCCAACGGCAACAACGTTTACGCGGCTGTAGGCGCCTCTACCAGTGCCAGCAACGACGGCATCTGGAAATCCACCAACGCCGGGCTCAACTGGACGCTGGCCAACGGCTCGGGCACCACGGCCTTTCCCGGCCCAGCCGCCGCGCGAATCAGCCTGGCAATTGCCGCTTCCAGTCCTGCAACGCTCTATGCCGGGGCAGCAAGCAGCTCTAGCGGGAGCACGTCCGTTCTGGGAGTTTATAAGACCACCAACGGCGGCGGCTCATGGACCCAGCTGACCAGCGCTCCCAACTATTGCAGCCCGGATCCGGCCACGGCCCAGTGTTATTTTGACAACGTCGTGGCCGTCGCTCCCAACAACTCGAACATTGTTCTGCTGGGAGGGTCAGAATCTGCCACCACAGAATACGTTGGCACGCTCTTTCTCTCGCTCGACGGCGGGTCCACCTGGAAGGACATCACCGCCGATTCGGCCGGCAACGCCATCCATCCCGACATGCATTCCCTTGCCTTCTCCAGCGACGGCAGCAAAATGCTTGTTGGCAACGACGGCGGCCTGTGGAGCACGCCGCTCAGCTCAACAGGAGTGGGTACCTGGACGAACCTGAATCAATCGCTGGCCCTCACGCAGTTTTACCCCGGCTTGTCCATGCACCCGACGGACCCCAATACAGCGTTTGCCGGCTCACAGGACAACGGCATTCAGGAATACAATGGCAGTCTCGCCTGGGGTTATGTCGGCTGTGGCGATGGCGGCCAGACGGCCTTCAACTACAGTGACTTGAACACCCTCTACCTCACTTGCCAGTACATGCCCCCGAACACACTTCCTAATGGGTCGACCGCCGATTTCCTCTACAAGCTGACCGCCAACCCACCGACGGCAGTGGCGGCCGATAGCGGTATTGACGGCGCCGATAACGGCGCTTTCATTCCGCCGCTCACCATGGACCCTTCGGACCCGAACACGCTCTACTTCGGAACCTACCGTCTTTACCAAACCACCAACGCCGCTGCCGCCTGGAAATCCATCTCTACTAACCTGACCTCGGGAGCGCAGAATTCCATGGCAACCGTCTCGGCCATCGCTGTGGCCCCCGGCGATTCCAACACCGTTTACATTGGCACTGGAGATGGCAGGCTTTGGATGACATCTGGAGCGGAATCAGGTTTCTGTTGCTCATATATCACCAACAGCACGCCAAATCGTTCCGTAACGGCCATTGCCATCAATCCGACAAACGCGCAGACCGCATACGCCACGTTTTCAGGCTACTCAGGATTCAACGACACGCAAGGCCACGTTTTTAAGACAACCAACGCCGGTGCAAACTGGACGGACATCAGCGGCAACCTGCCCAACATTCCCGTAAACGACATCGTGGTGGACCCTGACATTCCCAACACCCTGTATGCGGGCACGGACGTCGGTTTGCTCGCAACCACGAACGGCGGCAGCACCTGGTCGCCGCTCGGCACCGGCCTGCCTGCCGTGGTTATCATGAGCCTCAAATTGCATCATGCCACGCGTATTTTGCGGGCCGCCTCCTACGGCCGCAGCGCCTGGGACATCCAGTTGCCAACGCCCGTGGGGCCCACTGCCGTGCTTTCAACTCCAACGCTTGATTTCGTGCCTCAGCAGGCCGGAACCACCAGCGCCGCCCAGACGGTCACCCTCACTAACAACAGCAGCACGGCACTCAGCATCAGTGGCGTCACGGCCAGCAGCAATTTCGCCGAAACGAATACTTGCGGCACAGGCCTTGCGGCCGGCGCGAACTGCGCCATCAGCGTGACCTTCACGCCCACGACGTTTGGGTCCCTCACAGGGACTGTTACCATCGCCGATAATGCCGCCGGCGGAAGCTCCCAGATTGTTAATTTGAAAGGCAAGGGTTTCAGTGGCGCCGTCACCCTGTCGCCCACAAACCTGGCATTCGGCAATCAGACGGTAGGTACCATCAGTTCGGCGCAGATTGTGACATTGACCAACTCAAGCCCCGCACCGCTGACCATTACACAGATCACCAAGCCTGGCGATTTCAACTACACGACGGACTGCCCGCTTCAGCCGAGTACCCTTGCCGGGGGAGCCAGCTGCCACATCAGCGTGACATTTTCGCCCACAGTGATGGGCACGATCGCGGAGCAAATCACCGTCGCCGACAGCGCCAATGACAGCCCGCAAATCATCCCCGTGACAGGAACTGGTCTCGCGCCATTGCTCATATTCTCGCCAATTTCGCTCGACTTCGGCTATCAGAAGGTCGGGACTTCGACAAATCTGACAACAACCCTCTCGAATACCGGAACGGCAGATCTGACGATCACTTCCATCAGCAGCGAACTTGGCGCGCCCTTTACTGAAACCAACAACTGCCCGCTCTCTCCTTCAACAATTCTTTCTGGAGGGAGTTGCACCGCAACCTTTACCTTTGCGCCTACCATGTGGGGCCAGTACGGGGTTTCCCCCGGTTTGCTAGTGACTGATAATGCGTTCAATAGCTCGGAAGGATTTGGTTTCGTGGGTGGAAAGGCTTATAGCGGCGCTGTGACACTTTCGTCCAGCAACGTGAGCTTTGGGAACGTGCGTGTTGGTCAGACGGCCACACAAACTGTGAGCTTAATGAACTCCGGCGACCTGCCGCTTTATATCCCGGCCAGTGGTAACTTTACATTCTTTGGCGATGGCAACGGAAACCTGACCCAAACTAACAACTGTCCGTTGTCCCCCTCGAGCCTTGGCCCCGGGGGAACTTGCACATTCACCTTCAGCTTTACGCCGGCATATTCGGGTGGCTTGGCTATGAACATGAATGTCGACGACAGCGCCGCGGGTTTTAACCAGACCATAAGCTTGACGGGATCAGGGACTTCACCGGACTTCACGGTCTCCGTTTCGGGAACATTTTCGACCACCGTATCGCCGGGCGGTACGGCAACCTATACCGTGGCGGTGCAGCCCGTAGACGGGTTCAACCAGACCATCACGCTAGCCTGCTCGGGCGCGCCAACGAGAGCCGCCTGCTCCGTCTCGCCAGCCTCTGTGACGCTCGACGGAACGAATTCGCAGAACGTGAAGGTCACCGTCACCACCACCGCGCCGTCGCTGGCGCCGCCGTGGCCGAGAGGAGGCCCGCCCTCGCCGGGCAACTTTGCGTTCCATAATTGGTGGCTTGCGTTGCTGTGGCTGCTGATGATGGGTCCGCTCGCCATAGCCTTCAAACAACGGAGTCGGTGGGCTCCCCTGCTGGCCAGCGCGGTCCTGCTGGCCGCGATCTCGATGAGTTGTGGTGGAGGTGGCGGTGGCGGCGGAGGCGGTGTGACGAACCCTGGTACGCCCGCCGGGACCTACACGCTGACGGTAACCGGCGTCTCCGGCACTCTGCAGCACTCGACCACGCTGGCATTCACCGTGCAATAA
- a CDS encoding Gfo/Idh/MocA family oxidoreductase has product MEGRLPVSESSSVNRRGFLQSAASASLALAASPASAQRKITDGRVIRTGLIGRDGHYDILLNSIPHLKNVEWTAYAKGKPGEDTAWIKKQRAWTEKTRVYDHYHEMLEKEELDVAGVCLPFYQNAGAAIEASHRRINVISEKPAATTLADLARLEQAVRTSGVHYSIMLDMRGMPIFQAARKAVRSGAIGEPILVSGQKSYVWGDDRPWYYRQRTTYGGTIAWVGIHALDYMRWVSGQDYTRVAAWEGNKAHPRYPGCEDHAGLLFQLANGGTADCHLDFLRPQNAPTHGDSRLRIAGSDGVLEAFEVGNRVNLISSKGAVGDLPLPPAADLFSQFIGALRGETQPLISADESFSITRVCLMAREAADRRAWVAL; this is encoded by the coding sequence ATGGAGGGCCGGTTACCTGTGAGTGAATCATCTTCCGTCAATCGCCGAGGGTTTCTTCAGTCTGCTGCAAGCGCGTCTCTCGCTCTGGCGGCATCGCCGGCCAGCGCCCAGAGGAAAATCACAGACGGTCGCGTTATCCGAACCGGACTGATTGGCAGGGACGGGCATTATGACATCCTGCTCAACAGTATTCCCCACCTCAAGAACGTCGAATGGACCGCCTACGCCAAAGGCAAGCCCGGCGAGGACACGGCGTGGATCAAGAAGCAGCGCGCCTGGACAGAAAAGACCCGCGTTTATGACCATTACCACGAAATGCTCGAAAAAGAAGAGCTTGATGTGGCAGGGGTTTGCCTGCCGTTTTATCAGAACGCAGGCGCCGCCATTGAAGCTTCCCACCGCCGCATCAATGTGATTTCAGAGAAGCCCGCGGCCACCACGCTCGCAGACCTCGCGCGTCTTGAGCAGGCGGTCCGCACGAGCGGTGTACACTACAGCATCATGCTCGACATGCGGGGCATGCCCATCTTCCAGGCGGCCCGCAAGGCTGTGCGCAGCGGCGCGATTGGCGAACCCATTCTGGTCTCCGGGCAGAAATCCTACGTGTGGGGAGATGACCGCCCCTGGTATTACAGGCAACGAACAACCTATGGCGGCACCATCGCCTGGGTGGGGATTCATGCGCTGGATTATATGCGCTGGGTTTCAGGGCAGGATTATACTCGGGTGGCCGCCTGGGAGGGAAATAAGGCGCATCCTCGATATCCCGGCTGCGAAGACCACGCCGGCCTCCTGTTCCAGCTCGCGAACGGAGGCACTGCGGACTGCCATCTTGATTTTCTTCGCCCGCAAAATGCACCCACGCACGGAGATTCCCGCCTGAGGATTGCGGGTAGTGATGGCGTGCTGGAAGCATTCGAGGTTGGAAACCGCGTGAACCTGATCAGCTCGAAAGGCGCTGTGGGAGATCTTCCGCTGCCGCCCGCCGCGGACCTCTTTAGCCAGTTTATCGGGGCGCTGCGGGGCGAAACCCAGCCGCTGATTTCGGCCGACGAGTCCTTTTCCATCACCCGCGTCTGCCTGATGGCTCGCGAGGCCGCCGACCGGCGCGCCTGGGTTGCCTTGTAG
- a CDS encoding 50S ribosomal protein L32, with product MPNPKRRHSKARRNRRRAHDHLKRRSLSECPNCHESKLPHQACPRCGHYNGREAILVEEAA from the coding sequence ATGCCAAATCCCAAACGGCGACATTCAAAGGCGCGGCGCAACCGGCGGCGTGCCCATGACCACCTGAAGCGGCGGTCTCTTTCGGAGTGTCCCAACTGTCATGAATCGAAATTACCCCACCAGGCATGCCCGCGTTGCGGCCACTACAACGGGCGGGAAGCAATTCTGGTGGAAGAAGCGGCCTGA
- a CDS encoding O-antigen ligase domain-containing protein: protein MENINSLVSVARAELPRTRLARWASVFFSLSVLTYLVSIAITQAFLAVSGLLFAAHLLHDRPRITFPAIKLPMLFFCLFTVISVFWATNSAAGWFAVRKLVLFLIILLAINLIASSRHLVWLWKGLFIEAAIVALVAAVQFARQYRAVRAEHPHHVYAYMITTRITGLMGDWMNFGGQQMLVFLVLAAFLLFVVNVRRIWWAVAAVVALSIALNLTRGVWLGCFFALVYLLWRWKPKWVLALPMLAIVIYLFAPRVVHERLWLALHPSHDPALSIRFEMWEAGLNMIKAHPWVGVGPNNIPQVYDLYLPPRQAPEAGFHEHLHDNFIQFAAERGLPCLAAWAWLMAALLWQAWKVRRRCRAGRWLIDGAIAGWVAFMVEGFFEFNFGTSPVLMVFLFVVSTPFVVERLEAVASENSSVH, encoded by the coding sequence GTGGAAAATATTAACAGTCTTGTCAGTGTTGCGCGCGCCGAGCTTCCACGAACCAGACTCGCCCGCTGGGCATCGGTTTTCTTTAGTCTTTCAGTCCTCACCTATCTCGTTTCTATCGCCATCACTCAGGCGTTTCTGGCTGTTTCTGGTTTACTTTTTGCCGCGCACCTCCTTCATGACCGCCCCCGCATCACCTTCCCAGCCATCAAGCTGCCGATGCTTTTCTTCTGCCTTTTTACCGTGATTTCCGTTTTCTGGGCCACAAACTCCGCCGCCGGCTGGTTTGCTGTCCGCAAGCTGGTCCTGTTTCTGATCATCCTGCTGGCCATAAACCTCATAGCGAGCAGCCGGCATCTGGTCTGGCTTTGGAAAGGCTTGTTTATCGAAGCCGCCATCGTCGCCCTGGTTGCGGCTGTGCAGTTCGCCAGGCAATACCGCGCTGTCCGCGCAGAACATCCGCACCATGTTTACGCTTACATGATCACCACTCGCATCACCGGACTGATGGGTGATTGGATGAATTTCGGTGGACAGCAGATGCTGGTATTTCTCGTCCTGGCGGCCTTCCTGCTGTTTGTCGTGAACGTGCGCAGAATCTGGTGGGCAGTAGCGGCAGTTGTGGCCCTTTCCATTGCCCTCAATTTGACCCGTGGGGTCTGGCTGGGATGCTTTTTCGCCCTCGTGTACCTGCTTTGGCGATGGAAGCCCAAATGGGTCCTGGCCCTGCCAATGCTCGCGATTGTGATCTACCTTTTTGCCCCGCGGGTGGTGCATGAGCGTCTCTGGTTGGCCCTCCATCCCTCGCACGACCCGGCGCTCTCCATCCGGTTTGAAATGTGGGAGGCGGGGCTTAACATGATCAAGGCCCATCCCTGGGTGGGCGTGGGACCTAACAACATCCCGCAGGTGTATGATCTGTATCTTCCTCCGAGGCAGGCGCCCGAAGCAGGTTTCCATGAGCACCTGCACGATAACTTTATCCAATTCGCGGCGGAGAGAGGCCTTCCATGCCTGGCAGCCTGGGCGTGGTTGATGGCCGCGCTCCTGTGGCAGGCGTGGAAAGTCCGCCGCCGTTGCCGTGCCGGCCGATGGTTGATTGACGGAGCTATCGCCGGTTGGGTGGCTTTTATGGTGGAAGGATTTTTTGAATTTAATTTCGGCACGTCTCCCGTACTGATGGTTTTTCTGTTCGTCGTCTCAACGCCTTTCGTGGTGGAACGGCTTGAGGCCGTGGCCAGCGAGAACTCTTCGGTCCATTGA
- a CDS encoding DUF177 domain-containing protein, with amino-acid sequence MLITLQQLEFHPVTVSETYLPGALDFQGTEFRQAGPLKVDAEAELAGREIRVRGHVSGAIESACDRCLEQIEIPVELDFDLPYRPMQEIAREEEVEVGEDELKVGFFSGDGVNLADVVKEQVLLSVPMKMVCRPDCRGLCPVCGVNRNARECGCSSQLADSPFASLKKM; translated from the coding sequence GTGTTAATCACCCTCCAGCAGCTGGAGTTTCACCCGGTAACGGTATCAGAAACTTACCTCCCGGGCGCTCTGGATTTTCAAGGGACAGAGTTCCGGCAAGCAGGGCCTTTGAAGGTGGATGCTGAGGCCGAGCTGGCCGGGAGGGAAATTCGAGTTCGCGGCCATGTTTCGGGAGCTATCGAGTCCGCTTGCGACCGGTGCCTTGAACAAATCGAGATACCGGTTGAGCTTGATTTCGATCTGCCCTATCGGCCGATGCAGGAAATTGCCCGGGAAGAAGAAGTTGAAGTTGGGGAAGATGAATTGAAGGTCGGCTTCTTTTCGGGTGACGGCGTGAATCTGGCCGACGTGGTGAAGGAACAGGTGCTCCTGTCTGTCCCCATGAAGATGGTTTGCCGGCCCGATTGCCGTGGACTTTGTCCGGTGTGCGGGGTAAACCGCAACGCCAGGGAATGCGGTTGTTCCTCGCAGCTTGCAGATTCACCCTTTGCCTCCTTGAAGAAAATGTAG
- a CDS encoding MFS transporter gives MNADLNHSRKTGIHSMPGGVWALGFVSLFMDISSEMIHGLLPVFLVSILGASTEMVGLIEGVGEATASISKLFSGWVSDRLGKRKALAIIGYGLGALSKPLFAVAPTASLVLVARFSDRVGKGIRGAPRDAMVGDMVPEGQRGAAYGLRQALDTVGAFAGPLIAIALMAVLHDNFRLIFWLALIPGLISVLVLVLGVREPPSAEKDGAEAPIRLSEIKKASAAFWIVVGVGAVLTLARFSEAFLILRAQGTGLAEAFAPLVLVVMNMVYSVSAYPMGVLSDRIDRKLMLSMGFLILIASDLILAVAPNLWVVMAGVALWGLHMGMTQGLLAALVADEAPANLRATAFGVFNFASGMALLLASLIAGLLWERIGPSATFVAGAVFSALGLVVLFLTHAVNRAK, from the coding sequence ATGAATGCAGATCTCAATCATTCCCGAAAAACCGGAATTCACAGCATGCCGGGCGGTGTCTGGGCGCTTGGCTTCGTCAGCCTGTTCATGGATATCTCGTCCGAGATGATCCATGGCCTGCTACCCGTCTTTCTCGTTTCCATACTGGGCGCCAGCACCGAAATGGTCGGCCTGATCGAAGGTGTCGGCGAAGCAACCGCCTCCATCTCGAAACTGTTCTCAGGATGGGTCAGCGACCGGCTGGGCAAACGCAAGGCGCTAGCCATCATTGGTTACGGCCTCGGCGCGCTTTCAAAGCCACTGTTTGCTGTCGCGCCCACAGCATCGCTGGTGCTCGTCGCGCGTTTTTCGGATCGCGTCGGTAAAGGAATCCGCGGCGCACCGCGCGACGCGATGGTGGGCGACATGGTGCCGGAGGGCCAGCGCGGCGCAGCGTACGGTTTGCGGCAGGCGCTCGATACCGTCGGTGCCTTTGCGGGACCGCTGATTGCCATCGCGCTGATGGCGGTGCTGCATGACAATTTCCGACTCATCTTCTGGCTGGCGTTGATTCCGGGCCTGATCTCCGTACTCGTGCTGGTTCTTGGCGTGCGCGAACCGCCATCAGCAGAAAAGGACGGCGCCGAAGCACCGATCCGGCTGAGCGAAATCAAGAAGGCCAGCGCCGCCTTCTGGATTGTCGTCGGCGTAGGCGCTGTACTGACGCTGGCGCGTTTCAGCGAAGCCTTCCTCATCCTGCGCGCACAGGGAACTGGACTGGCGGAGGCTTTTGCGCCGCTGGTGCTGGTAGTGATGAATATGGTCTATTCCGTTTCCGCCTATCCGATGGGCGTGCTGTCGGATCGTATCGACCGCAAGCTGATGCTCTCCATGGGATTCCTGATCCTGATCGCCTCAGACCTCATCCTCGCCGTCGCCCCGAACCTTTGGGTTGTCATGGCGGGCGTAGCATTGTGGGGACTCCACATGGGCATGACGCAAGGATTGCTGGCTGCGCTTGTTGCTGACGAAGCTCCCGCAAATCTGCGCGCCACGGCCTTTGGTGTATTTAACTTCGCTAGCGGCATGGCGCTGCTGCTGGCGAGCCTGATCGCCGGTCTTCTATGGGAGCGGATCGGCCCGTCGGCCACGTTCGTCGCCGGCGCGGTTTTTAGCGCGCTCGGGCTGGTCGTGCTGTTCCTAACGCACGCCGTCAATCGCGCAAAATGA
- a CDS encoding glycosyltransferase, with translation MKSYRVLVVTNLWPTEADPGYGSFVQAQMESLRPLGVEFDTLFIDGRASRWNYLRAVSRMRVLLRKDRYDLVHAHFGLSGWVARCQLRVPVVVSFMGDDVLGRPRRNGSITAYGRFLQASSFVLARTVAASIVKSAEMKSKLGPASADIIPNGVDLNAFRPIDRNEACRALGIDPAKKYVVFPYDPEEQRKRYDLIQTAVEQARAQDPAIEMLHARSVPHERMPLYLNAARVLVLASIFEGSPNAVKEAMAVNLPVVAVDVGDVRELIDRTEGCFIVPREATPMAEKIVEVCRRGARTRGREDIARLAIEKVAERVVAVYARAVKMPKS, from the coding sequence ATGAAGTCTTATCGCGTTCTCGTTGTCACGAACCTCTGGCCCACGGAGGCTGATCCCGGTTACGGCAGCTTTGTGCAGGCGCAGATGGAATCACTGCGGCCGCTGGGCGTGGAGTTTGACACCCTGTTCATCGACGGCCGGGCCTCGCGCTGGAACTATCTTCGGGCCGTCAGCCGAATGCGCGTGCTGCTGCGGAAGGACCGGTACGACCTTGTCCACGCGCACTTCGGGCTCTCGGGCTGGGTGGCGCGGTGCCAGCTTCGAGTGCCGGTTGTGGTTTCCTTTATGGGCGATGATGTTCTGGGCCGGCCTCGTCGCAACGGCAGCATCACGGCCTACGGCAGGTTCCTCCAGGCTTCGAGCTTCGTTCTCGCGCGGACTGTGGCCGCCAGCATCGTGAAGAGCGCGGAAATGAAGTCGAAGTTGGGGCCCGCTTCCGCCGATATCATTCCGAACGGCGTGGACCTTAACGCCTTCCGGCCTATCGACCGCAATGAGGCGTGCAGGGCGCTGGGGATCGACCCGGCAAAGAAGTACGTTGTTTTCCCCTACGATCCCGAAGAACAGCGCAAGCGTTACGACCTGATCCAGACAGCGGTGGAACAGGCCCGAGCGCAGGACCCGGCGATCGAGATGCTCCATGCGCGCAGCGTCCCACATGAGCGAATGCCGCTCTATCTGAACGCCGCCCGCGTGCTGGTGCTGGCATCAATCTTTGAAGGCTCGCCGAACGCCGTGAAGGAAGCGATGGCCGTCAATCTGCCGGTGGTGGCCGTGGACGTGGGCGACGTGAGGGAGCTGATCGACCGCACTGAAGGATGCTTTATCGTCCCACGCGAGGCGACGCCCATGGCCGAAAAGATCGTCGAGGTCTGCCGCCGTGGCGCGCGCACCAGGGGAAGGGAAGACATCGCGCGGCTCGCCATCGAGAAGGTCGCAGAGCGGGTGGTGGCGGTTTATGCTCGCGCGGTAAAAATGCCGAAATCGTGA
- a CDS encoding HAMP domain-containing histidine kinase — MVATDGAFSSVGTSPCDEPTVRTTLTVATPCGLGLPIVQSIARLHGGNVAIVSLVGQGTKVTLTLSSG; from the coding sequence TTGGTAGCTACGGACGGCGCATTCTCGTCCGTGGGCACCTCCCCTTGCGACGAACCCACGGTCAGGACAACACTGACGGTGGCTACCCCCTGCGGCCTGGGGCTGCCGATCGTGCAGAGCATCGCTCGCCTGCACGGGGGCAACGTCGCGATTGTAAGTCTGGTTGGCCAGGGCACGAAAGTAACGCTTACTCTGTCGAGCGGCTGA
- the plsX gene encoding phosphate acyltransferase PlsX: MRAIAVDAMGSDTAPLPEVEGAIQAARAGYAEVLLVGPQDVLNRELTKRGAKGLKIEVVHASEAVTMEDAAAKAFRRKRDSSIRVAARLVRDGKAAGLISAGNTGAVMTTAKILLGTLEGVDRPALAQVFPSSQNGKASVLLDVGANVDCKPLHLEQFAVMGEIYYRVIFGAERPRVGLLSNGSESHKGNEVTREALARLNELNLNFAGNVEGRDLFNGRVEVIVADGFIGNVALKISEGIVDTVSSLLKESLSSTFSSKMGYLLSRKAFGRMKKRLDYSEYGGAPLLGVKGVCIICHGGSNANAIKNAIRVAAEFSEGRVNEKIESELALASLSKN; encoded by the coding sequence ATGCGCGCGATTGCTGTTGATGCAATGGGATCGGACACAGCGCCTCTGCCTGAAGTGGAGGGTGCGATTCAGGCGGCGCGAGCGGGATATGCGGAAGTCCTGCTGGTTGGCCCCCAGGATGTGCTGAATCGCGAACTGACGAAGCGGGGAGCAAAAGGCCTCAAAATCGAAGTGGTGCATGCCTCTGAAGCCGTCACCATGGAGGATGCAGCCGCCAAAGCTTTTCGTCGCAAGCGGGACTCTTCAATTCGCGTGGCCGCGCGGCTGGTGCGAGACGGAAAAGCGGCCGGTCTGATCAGCGCCGGGAACACAGGCGCGGTGATGACCACAGCGAAAATCCTGCTGGGGACGCTGGAAGGAGTGGACCGGCCCGCGCTGGCCCAGGTTTTCCCCTCCTCTCAAAACGGGAAAGCTTCCGTCCTGCTGGACGTAGGTGCAAATGTGGATTGCAAGCCCTTGCACCTGGAACAGTTCGCAGTGATGGGTGAAATCTATTATCGAGTGATCTTTGGCGCTGAACGGCCGCGGGTCGGATTGCTTTCAAACGGGTCGGAATCCCATAAGGGCAATGAAGTAACGCGCGAAGCCCTGGCGCGTCTAAACGAACTGAATCTGAACTTCGCCGGCAACGTCGAGGGCCGGGATCTCTTTAACGGCCGCGTGGAGGTGATTGTTGCTGACGGCTTCATTGGCAACGTCGCACTGAAAATCAGCGAAGGGATCGTCGATACGGTTTCAAGCCTTTTGAAGGAGTCCCTGTCGAGCACGTTTTCGTCGAAAATGGGTTATCTGCTTTCGCGAAAGGCGTTCGGTAGGATGAAGAAGCGGCTGGATTACTCCGAGTATGGAGGAGCGCCACTGCTGGGCGTTAAGGGAGTCTGCATCATCTGCCACGGCGGGTCCAACGCCAATGCCATCAAGAACGCCATTCGCGTCGCGGCGGAATTTTCCGAAGGCCGCGTGAACGAGAAGATTGAGAGCGAGCTTGCCCTCGCTTCGCTCAGTAAGAATTAA